The proteins below come from a single Mya arenaria isolate MELC-2E11 chromosome 6, ASM2691426v1 genomic window:
- the LOC128239277 gene encoding hepatocyte growth factor receptor-like, translating to MDMQKSVIKRLLIFSILNLCVNYTQGKRFVSNGTITGTKISPSGELFVTHGNTVVSLSANLSVIDKVQIGMTEVNKVTVLDLVTSTSEKTTLLLALKSGNGNIFTVSSFNNSLNANVVDVDFKEFSDIASHSLVFQIGKDSWNVIFAKSVNLRTSRGWSRLFAVYEIGKNVSYNIRLLDIYKLHSSFKFDILYEFKNGSNAYFIVKYYTVLYPLDSYMYSFIRLSLSGTLVELPFRVTNANMSFVCANLYDKNNTDKTLLLLYKDASNHSNDSILYHVAIGNLNEELDEALRGCIEEGRGASLYWLNRPTPTSCAPDTACPCYVMKNYSGISSAKILTLAPATYPLFLERDVLAMVVGEENQNTVIFFLFDSGVVRKVKYGLFPDILATIKVKDAESETRLDITNAALWLAAEGLYVRFGRQLILMNTNTCNMHGDDASCWRDTSACVWCLESSSNSCVAIEDCSGAHIQYLGDPPSASSVIPQTSSLVPGSVFRIHGVNLDMAKTIAIDVAGEQCHVQRETISSSDFLCVLLTGVQTTINTSMNIAIDDVTKTVILKVSPPAYLKHRVITAIPSGGIRVTIRGNNLTSLGMTYIVFKTESGKIVSRRGAMCETSTSTNLHCDTPQLIGGNGLKNSTVYISLEYVLCTNLSYLGDINESHDENSLYVHIAEDPVVYGFEDLGQVQNMCEVLWNEDAVTFVLKGKGLLNVNKEDIRVKVYKIGQVNVSKVTNEELNCSIHADVLYDKLRLFSIRQEGWMQVMVTIGDNLMYHPGFLHLNPVELLEASSTIPTGSIGLTNSTKQLPSVGSEGHGSTVIAVIMVVVGVVVIGCISMFIYRKVSNRSHRNIFRGRLERDRPSIVRYRVERVHTEDPSAQYSHSLSNRDISLDDRLLSDALEDSTANLIKRFEDERLLIKRELLCLENLIGKGHFGSVYKGSMIIDDIKRKVAVKTLCESEQTEMNVPQFLKEAYLMRNFDHPNVMCLLAICLENEEMPLIVLPYMEHGDLLSYLHDETHIPTIKDLVSFALDIAKGMEYLAELKFVHRDLAARNCMLGENYQVKVADFGLSRDIYESTYYTTHAKGAQLPIKWMAIESLSSGVFNEKSDVWSFGVTLWELMTRGVRPYTVVDNWDMEKYIKSGRRLPQPRYSPSPLYRLMRRCWLETPGKRPSFADIRQCISGMLERVQLQLGAAEYEADIGAVYVNLNMGSQYVYTNQDIEGSVDQIDSAEAVDDSERCDMNEIVNDLSET from the exons ATGGATATGCAAAAATCAGTAATTAAACGACTTTTAATTTTCtccattttaaatttatgtgtTAATTATACTCAAGGAAAGAGATTTGTAAGCAACGGAACTATTACTGGAACTAAGATTTCTCCGTCAGGAGAATTGTTTGTGACGCACGGAAATACAGTTGTTTCCCTCTCGGCAAATCTTTCTGTTATAGACAAGGTTCAAATAGGTATGACTGAGGTTAATAAAGTTACGGTACTGGATTTAGTGACCTCAACGTCCGAAAAAACGACGTTGCTGTTGGCTTTAAAGTCAGGAAACGGGAACATTTTTACTGTTTCATCATTTAATAACAGTCTTAACGCAAACGTTGTGGATGTTGACTTTAAAGAGTTTTCTGACATAGCATCGCATTCGTTGgtatttcaaattggaaaagaTTCCTGGAATGTGATTTTTGCGAAATCAGTGAACCTTCGCACATCTCGTGGATGGTCACGTCTCTTTGCCGTATATGAGATAGGAAAAAATGTATCATACAATATTCGTCTTCTTGATATCTACAAGTTGCATTCATCATTCAAATTTGATATTCTATACGAGTTCAAGAATGGATCAAACGCATACTTTATTGTGAAATACTATACCGTACTATACCCTCTAGATTCGTACATGTACTCATTCATCCGTTTATCCCTCTCAGGGACTCTAGTAGAATTACCGTTCCGAGTTACAAACGCAAACATGTCATTCGTTTGTGCAAACCtatatgacaaaaacaacaccGATAAAACGTTACTTCTCCTGTACAAAGACGCTTCAAACCATTCCAATGATTCCATTCTTTACCATGTTGCCATCGGGAACTTAAACGAGGAGTTGGATGAAGCTTTGCGGGGTTGCATAGAAGAAGGGCGTGGGGCGTCACTCTATTGGCTTAATCGCCCTACCCCTACCAGCTGCGCTCCAGACACTGCATGTCCTTGTTACGTCATG AAAAATTACAGCGGAATTTCATCGGCAAAAATCCTCACTCTTGCCCCAGCTACCTATCCCTTATTTCTTGAAAGGGATGTGCTTGCCATGGTTGTAGGCGAGGAAAATCAAAACACGGTCATTTTCTTCTTGTTTGACTCAGGGGTCGTACGAAAG GTAAAATACGGGTTGTTTCCGGACATTCTGGCTACAATTAAAGTGAAAGATGCGGAATCGGAAACAAGGCTGGACATCACAAACGCTGCCCTGTGGCTTGCTGCAGAAGGACTGTATGTCAGGTTTGGAAGACAG TTGATCCTCATGAACACAAACACGTGCAACATGCACGGAGACGATGCAAGCTGCTGGCGGGACACAAGTGCGTGTGTCTGGTGTTTGGAATCAAGCTCAAACTCATGCGTTGCTATAGAGGACTGCAGTGGAGCACATATTCAATACTTG GGGGATCCCCCGAGCGCCTCATCCGTTATTCCTCAAACGTCCTCACTGGTGCCTGGCTCTGTGTTCCGCATCCATGGCGTTAATTTGGACATGGCCAAAACGATTGCTATCGATGTGGCCGGTGAACAGTGCCATGTTCAACG gGAGACAATTAGTTCCAGTGATTTCCTCTGTGTTTTACTGACTGGAGTTCAGACAACTATAAATACAAGTATGAATATTGCCATCGATGATGTAACCAAGACGGTCATTTTAAAAGTATCGCCACCAGCTTATCTCAAACACAGAGTTATTACTGCTATTCCAAG TGGCGGAATTCGAGTTACAATACGTGGCAACAACCTTACTAGTTTAGGAATGACCTATATCGTCTTTAAAACTGAATCAGGAAAAATTGTTTCTCGG AGAGGTGCCATGTGTGAAACAAGCACGAGCACAAATCTTCATTGCGATACACCCCAGTTGATTGGTGGCAACGGTTTGAAAAACTCAACGGTCTACATATCTCTGGAATATGTCCTTTGTACAAATTTGTCATATCTTGGTGATATCAATGAATCACATGACGAAAACAGCCTTTATGTACACATAGCGGAAGACCCAGTTGTATATGGTTTTGAAGACCTTGGGCAGGTACAGAATATGTGCGAAGTACTGTGGAATGAAGATGCAGTCACATTTGTACTCAAG GGAAAAGGACTACTGAATGTCAATAAAGAAGACATCCGggtaaaagtgtataaaattGGTCAGGTGAACGTTTCCAAGGTAACGAATGAGGAGTTGAACTGCTCAATACACGCTGACGTGCTCTATGACAAGCTACGACTCTTTTCTATAAGACAAGAGGGCTGGATGCAAGTCATG GTTACAATTGGAGACAATCTAATGTACCACCCTGGATTCCTTCATCTTAACCCAGTCGAACTATTAGAAGCAAGCTCCACAATTCCAACAGGATCAATCGGCTTAACCAATTCAACAAAGCAGCTACCCAGTGTCGGCTCGGAAGGACACGGCTCAACAGTAATTGCGGTCATCATGGTGGTGGTTGGTGTAGTTGTGATAGGATGTATAAGTATGTTCATCTACAGAAAGGTTTCGAATCGCTCCCACAGAAACATATTTAG AGGACGGTTGGAGAGGGACCGTCCCTCCATTGTGAGATACCGCGTGGAGCGGGTGCATACAGAGGATCCGAGCGCCCAGTATAGTCACAGTCTCTCCAACAGAGATATTTCCTTAGACGACCGGCTTCTTTCTG ACGCATTGGAAGATTCTACTGCTAACCTCATTAAAAGGTTTGAAGATGAAAGACTACTCATCAAAAGGGAGCTATTGTGTTTGGAAAACCTCATTGGAAAAG GTCACTTTGGCTCAGTGTACAAGGGTTCGATGATCATtgatgatataaaaagaaaagtcGCTGTTAAAACTCTATGTG AGAGTGAACAGACGGAAATGAACGTGCCGCAATTCCTGAAGGAAGCCTACCTGATGAGGAATTTTGACCATCCAAACGTCATGTGTCTGCTGGCtatttgtttggaaaatgaGGAAATGCCTTTGATTGTTCTGCCTTATATGGAACATGGCGATCTCTTGTCATACCTACATGATGAAACTCAC ATTCCAACCATTAAGGACTTGGTCTCGTTCGCCCTTGACATTGCTAAAGGTATGGAGTATCTAGCAGAGCTCAAGTTTGTACATCGAGATCTTGCCGCAAGAAATTGTAT GTTAGGCGAAAATTACCAAGTAAAAGTCGCGGACTTCGGGTTGTCACGTGACATTTATGAGAGCACTTACTACACCACACACGCAAAGGGCGCCCAACTACCGATCAAGTGGATGGCCATAGAAAGTTTGTCCAGCGGCGTCTTCAACGAGAAGAGTGATGTG TGGTCTTTTGGTGTAACGCTGTGGGAGTTGATGACTCGAGGTGTCCGTCCGTACACCGTCGTAGACAACTGGGATATGGAAAAATATATCAAGTCTGGTCGGCGACTACCACAACCCAGATACTCGCCCTCACCTTT ATACCGACTCATGCGGAGATGCTGGCTAGAGACACCGGGCAAGAGACCGTCATTCGCAGATATACGGCAGTGTATCTCAGGCATGTTAGAGCGCGTGCAGCTTCAGCTAGGAGCAGCTGAGTACGAGGCAGATATTGGGGCAGTGTATGTGAACTTGAATATGGGGTCGCAGTATGTATACACTAATCAGGATATAGAGGGCAGTGTTGATCAGATTGACTCTGCTGAAGCAGTTGACGACTCCGAGAGGTGTGATATGAATGAAATCGTTAACGATCTATCTGAAACATAA